One window of Hylemonella gracilis genomic DNA carries:
- a CDS encoding sensor histidine kinase: MKSIPSLRRQLLAWLLLPQLVLWLVGGALTYRIALISAEKALDQSLLQSVRSLARQVKPIGSGLLVDFPKAAQAIIEEEPEDRVNYMVSSPPGRFLIGNQSFAEPPLPLRPGTPAVYRTEQNGRTMRAVVLDLPYGEGDTQLLRVQLAKSYVARDRIARELIATLLAPLLVLGLLLSLLVYAGIKRGMQPLTRLEAQLQQRSPQELTPLELTTAPSEVHTLLTAINRLLASVARSMVQEKRFINDAAHQLRTPLAGLISQTELALQEESPALIQARLRKVHAGALRSAHLLNQLLMLARSGADVPMQPLDLGQLARAVAREFSPRAVNLGVDLGYEGPDQAWVWVLGSELLLREALGNLIDNALRYGHQEGAARGDSTVTIAVLEHGPRIELRVEDNGPGLDAALREQAFERFWRGSNLPGGCGLGLSIVQEIARRHGGEALIETAQPPSATNPAGHGLRVRLLLPRLADASQARA, from the coding sequence ATGAAGTCCATCCCCTCCCTGCGTCGTCAGTTGCTGGCCTGGCTGCTGCTGCCGCAGTTGGTGCTTTGGCTGGTGGGCGGGGCGCTGACCTACCGCATCGCGCTGATCTCGGCCGAAAAAGCCCTGGATCAGTCTCTGCTGCAGTCGGTGCGCTCGCTGGCACGGCAGGTCAAGCCCATCGGCTCGGGCCTGCTGGTGGACTTTCCCAAGGCGGCCCAGGCCATCATCGAGGAGGAGCCCGAGGATCGCGTGAACTACATGGTGTCCTCGCCGCCGGGCCGCTTCCTGATCGGCAACCAGTCCTTCGCCGAGCCGCCCCTGCCGCTGCGCCCGGGCACACCAGCCGTCTACCGCACTGAGCAAAACGGGCGCACCATGCGCGCCGTGGTGCTGGACCTGCCCTATGGCGAAGGTGATACGCAATTGTTGCGGGTGCAGTTGGCAAAGAGCTACGTGGCGCGCGACCGCATCGCGCGCGAGCTGATCGCCACCCTGCTCGCGCCGCTGCTGGTACTGGGCCTGCTGCTCAGCCTGCTCGTCTACGCCGGCATCAAGCGCGGCATGCAGCCCCTGACGCGGCTGGAGGCGCAGCTGCAGCAGCGTTCCCCGCAGGAACTGACGCCACTGGAGCTGACCACGGCGCCGAGCGAAGTCCACACCCTGCTCACCGCCATCAACCGCCTGCTGGCCTCGGTGGCGCGCAGCATGGTGCAAGAGAAGCGCTTCATCAACGACGCGGCCCACCAACTGCGCACTCCCCTGGCCGGCCTGATCAGTCAGACCGAACTGGCGCTGCAGGAAGAATCACCCGCGCTGATCCAGGCCCGCTTGCGCAAGGTGCACGCGGGTGCGCTGCGCAGCGCGCACCTGCTGAACCAACTGCTCATGCTGGCGCGCAGCGGCGCCGACGTGCCCATGCAGCCCCTGGACCTGGGCCAACTGGCGCGGGCCGTCGCGCGGGAGTTCAGCCCGCGCGCGGTCAACCTGGGCGTGGACCTGGGTTACGAAGGACCCGATCAAGCCTGGGTCTGGGTGCTGGGCTCTGAGTTGCTGCTGCGCGAGGCCCTGGGCAACCTGATCGACAACGCCCTGCGCTACGGTCACCAGGAGGGTGCGGCGCGGGGCGACAGCACCGTCACGATCGCCGTGCTGGAACACGGCCCCCGAATCGAGCTGCGCGTGGAGGACAACGGACCGGGCTTGGACGCCGCGCTGCGCGAGCAGGCCTTTGAACGCTTCTGGCGTGGCAGCAACCTGCCCGGCGGCTGTGGCCTGGGTCTGTCCATCGTGCAAGAGATCGCGCGCCGCCACGGCGGCGAGGCCCTCATC
- a CDS encoding response regulator transcription factor translates to MALILLVEDDELLRDSVSDLLVQAGHHTLACADGLSAQQQLSTEAVDAVLLDLGLPGIDGMRLLRWIRERFESLPVLILTARDSIDHRVEGLMAGADDYLTKPFGNAELSARLQALLRRARLPAFEARHVGAGVDPAGASGSSAPDLQFDTEQPRVWVRGQSILLTQREWELLRVLHAQINQVVSRDNVLLVWQSEGSEPIASNALEVYVHRLRRKLQGTGASIRNIRGLGYMLEMD, encoded by the coding sequence ATGGCACTCATCCTCCTGGTCGAAGACGACGAACTGCTGCGCGACAGCGTGTCGGACCTGCTGGTTCAGGCCGGGCATCACACCCTGGCCTGCGCCGATGGCCTCAGTGCGCAGCAGCAGTTGTCGACCGAGGCGGTGGATGCCGTGCTCCTGGACCTGGGACTGCCCGGCATCGACGGCATGCGCCTGCTGCGCTGGATCCGCGAACGCTTCGAGAGCCTGCCCGTGCTGATCCTGACGGCGCGCGACAGCATCGACCACCGCGTCGAGGGTCTGATGGCTGGCGCCGACGACTACCTCACCAAGCCCTTCGGAAACGCCGAACTCAGCGCGCGCCTTCAGGCCCTGCTGCGGCGCGCGCGCCTGCCCGCCTTCGAAGCCCGGCATGTCGGCGCGGGCGTCGACCCAGCAGGCGCCTCTGGGTCTTCCGCGCCCGATCTGCAATTCGACACGGAACAGCCCCGTGTCTGGGTCCGGGGTCAGTCCATCCTGCTGACCCAGCGCGAGTGGGAGTTGCTGCGGGTGCTGCACGCGCAAATCAACCAAGTCGTCAGCCGCGACAACGTGCTGCTGGTCTGGCAGAGCGAAGGCTCCGAACCTATCGCCTCCAATGCCCTGGAGGTCTACGTGCATCGCCTGCGGCGCAAGCTGCAGGGCACGGGCGCGAGCATCCGCAACATCCGCGGCCTGGGTTACATGCTCGAAATGGACTGA
- a CDS encoding glucokinase, whose amino-acid sequence MFESIAPAATPPAAYPRWLGDIGGTNARFGWQESATSPIRHVQVLPCAEHASLVAAGQAYLQAQDLPRPACAAFGIANPVTGDQIAMTNHHWKFSIQATREALALPRLLLLNDFTALALALPELPREQLRQVGTGLAAPLAAIGLIGAGTGLGVSGLLPLGHQDKWLPIAGEGGHVTLSAGNAQEYAVIEHLRVRYGHVSAERVLSGPGLVDLYHALCELQDGQGLEITTPAEVMERAEALPQSKAAQALDMFCGWLGSVAGDLALTLGARGGVYIGGGIVPRLGERFDRSPFRQRFENKGRFRAYLAAIPTWVIQSPVSPALQGASKALDLTRW is encoded by the coding sequence ATGTTTGAATCGATAGCCCCCGCCGCTACGCCCCCAGCCGCCTACCCCCGCTGGCTGGGCGACATCGGCGGCACCAATGCGCGTTTTGGCTGGCAGGAAAGCGCCACCAGCCCGATCCGCCATGTCCAGGTGCTGCCCTGCGCCGAGCATGCGTCCCTGGTCGCCGCCGGCCAGGCCTACCTGCAAGCCCAGGACCTGCCCCGGCCGGCCTGCGCCGCCTTCGGCATCGCCAACCCAGTCACGGGTGACCAGATCGCGATGACCAACCACCATTGGAAGTTTTCCATCCAGGCCACGCGCGAGGCCCTGGCCCTGCCGCGCCTGCTGCTGCTCAACGACTTCACGGCCCTGGCCCTGGCCCTGCCGGAACTGCCGCGTGAACAGCTGCGCCAGGTGGGCACGGGTCTGGCGGCACCGCTGGCAGCGATCGGCCTCATCGGCGCGGGCACGGGCCTGGGGGTGTCGGGCTTGTTGCCGCTTGGGCACCAGGACAAATGGCTGCCGATCGCGGGGGAAGGCGGACACGTCACCCTGAGCGCCGGCAACGCGCAGGAGTACGCCGTCATCGAACACCTGCGCGTGCGCTACGGCCATGTCTCGGCCGAACGCGTCCTCTCCGGGCCCGGCCTGGTCGACCTCTACCACGCCTTGTGCGAACTGCAGGACGGGCAGGGCCTCGAGATCACCACGCCAGCCGAGGTGATGGAACGCGCCGAGGCCCTGCCCCAGTCCAAGGCGGCACAGGCCCTGGACATGTTCTGCGGATGGCTGGGCAGCGTGGCCGGCGACCTGGCCCTGACCCTGGGCGCACGCGGCGGTGTCTACATCGGCGGAGGCATCGTGCCGCGCCTGGGGGAGCGCTTCGATCGTTCGCCCTTCCGGCAGCGCTTCGAAAACAAGGGGCGCTTTCGCGCGTACCTCGCCGCCATCCCAACCTGGGTCATCCAGAGCCCGGTCTCACCCGCCTTGCAGGGCGCCTCGAAGGCCCTGGACCTCACGCGCTGGTGA
- the zwf gene encoding glucose-6-phosphate dehydrogenase codes for MNADATPGRLDIVIFGGTGDLAWRKLLPALYMAYLHGRLPEQTRIIGIGREDWDRDGYLQFIQARSTGLIAPAAWSEAHWQRFLACLDYVALDLAQTEGCGPLSQALSPDALRVYYLATAPALFAQICARLHADGLIDPQARVVVEKPLGTDLASAQAINAEIARHFREDQIYRIDHYLGKETVQNLMVLRFGNAIFEPLWRAPFIRSVQITVAESVGVGSRAGFYDQTGALRDMVQNHLLQLLCIVAMEPPISLDPDDVRDEKLKVLRSLRKMNINDVKRDTVRGQYTAGVSDGTAVPAYLQEADVPAQSQTETFVALRAHIDNARWAQVPFFLRTGKRMQKRQSEIIIEFAEQPFSPFGQSPGQQANRLIISLQPEESIELAMMVKEPGSGMNLHPVRLSLDLQETSRQRRAEAYERLLMDVIKGRLTHFMRRDELEAAWRWIDPILAGWHELNEQARNYPAGSWGPAASSALMAREHGAWFEAS; via the coding sequence ATGAACGCAGACGCGACACCCGGCAGGCTGGACATCGTCATCTTTGGTGGCACGGGGGATCTGGCTTGGCGCAAGCTGCTGCCGGCGCTCTACATGGCCTATCTGCATGGACGGCTGCCCGAACAGACCCGCATCATTGGCATTGGCCGCGAGGACTGGGATCGCGACGGTTACCTGCAGTTCATCCAAGCGCGGTCCACCGGTTTGATCGCGCCTGCGGCGTGGTCTGAAGCCCATTGGCAACGCTTCCTGGCCTGCCTGGACTACGTGGCGCTGGACCTCGCTCAGACCGAGGGCTGCGGCCCACTGAGCCAGGCCCTGAGCCCGGACGCTTTGCGCGTCTACTACCTGGCCACGGCGCCTGCGTTGTTCGCGCAGATTTGCGCGCGCCTGCACGCTGATGGACTGATCGACCCGCAAGCCCGCGTGGTGGTGGAAAAACCGCTGGGCACGGACCTGGCCTCGGCCCAGGCCATCAACGCCGAGATCGCGCGCCACTTCCGCGAAGACCAGATCTACCGCATCGACCACTACCTGGGCAAGGAAACGGTGCAGAACCTGATGGTGCTGCGCTTCGGCAACGCCATCTTCGAGCCGTTGTGGCGCGCACCCTTCATCCGCAGCGTGCAGATCACCGTGGCTGAATCGGTGGGCGTGGGCAGCCGCGCGGGGTTCTATGACCAGACGGGCGCGCTGCGCGACATGGTGCAGAACCACCTGCTGCAGTTGCTGTGCATCGTGGCCATGGAGCCCCCCATCTCGCTGGACCCCGACGACGTGCGCGACGAAAAGCTCAAGGTCCTGCGTTCCCTGCGCAAGATGAACATCAACGATGTGAAGCGGGACACCGTGCGCGGACAGTACACGGCCGGCGTGAGCGACGGGACGGCCGTGCCTGCTTATCTCCAAGAGGCGGACGTGCCCGCGCAGAGCCAGACCGAGACCTTCGTCGCGCTGCGCGCGCACATCGACAACGCGCGCTGGGCCCAGGTGCCCTTCTTCCTGCGCACCGGCAAGCGCATGCAGAAGCGCCAGTCCGAGATCATCATCGAGTTCGCCGAGCAGCCCTTTTCCCCTTTCGGGCAAAGCCCCGGCCAGCAAGCCAACCGCCTCATCATCAGCCTGCAGCCCGAGGAATCGATCGAACTGGCCATGATGGTCAAGGAGCCTGGCTCGGGCATGAATCTGCATCCGGTGCGCCTGAGCCTGGACCTGCAGGAAACCTCGCGCCAGCGCCGGGCCGAGGCCTACGAGCGCCTGCTGATGGACGTGATCAAGGGTCGTCTGACACACTTCATGCGCCGCGACGAGCTGGAAGCCGCCTGGCGCTGGATCGACCCCATCCTCGCCGGCTGGCACGAGTTGAACGAGCAGGCTCGCAATTACCCGGCAGGCAGTTGGGGCCCCGCGGCTTCCTCGGCGCTGATGGCGCGCGAGCACGGCGCCTGGTTCGAAGCCTCCTGA
- a CDS encoding histidine phosphatase family protein, which translates to MHQPTRIIAVRHGETAWNVDTRIQGHLDIPLNDTGRWQAGRLGRALAERHAGDAELDRISAIYSSDLQRARQTAQAIHQATGAPLTLHAGLRERGFGAFEGLTYAEIDARWPEQARLWRKRVPDWAPPPAAPERTEVAPGESLLQVRERVARTLAALAAPHAGQLIVLVAHGGVMDQLYRLATAQDLQAPRTWQLGNAALNHLLWTPEGMSLVGWADTSHLEGAGLDETST; encoded by the coding sequence ATGCATCAGCCGACCCGCATCATCGCCGTGCGCCACGGCGAAACCGCCTGGAACGTGGACACACGGATCCAGGGCCACTTGGACATCCCGCTCAATGACACCGGCCGCTGGCAAGCCGGGCGCCTGGGGCGCGCACTGGCCGAGCGTCACGCGGGCGACGCGGAGCTGGACCGCATTTCCGCCATTTACAGCAGCGACTTGCAGCGCGCACGACAGACCGCGCAGGCCATCCATCAGGCCACGGGCGCGCCGCTGACACTGCACGCGGGCCTGCGCGAACGCGGCTTCGGTGCCTTCGAAGGTCTGACCTATGCCGAGATCGACGCGCGCTGGCCTGAGCAAGCCCGGCTCTGGCGCAAGCGCGTACCGGACTGGGCGCCCCCGCCTGCCGCACCGGAACGCACCGAGGTGGCGCCAGGAGAATCGCTGTTGCAGGTCCGCGAGCGTGTGGCGCGCACCCTTGCGGCCCTGGCCGCGCCGCATGCGGGGCAGTTGATCGTGCTGGTGGCGCACGGCGGCGTGATGGACCAGCTGTACCGACTTGCCACGGCTCAGGACTTGCAAGCCCCTCGCACCTGGCAACTGGGCAACGCGGCCCTCAACCACCTGCTGTGGACGCCCGAGGGCATGAGCCTGGTCGGCTGGGCCGATACCTCGCACCTGGAAGGCGCAGGCCTGGACGAAACCAGCACCTGA
- a CDS encoding DUF4136 domain-containing protein — protein MPRRIIALSCAALFALFTTGCSGLRTIETDVRATVPTNDAPAPSAAPMKAPTPLGPGARYRYERLPSQAEEPARAQAIEAMADTALQAVGLVRDDQQPRYSVQVHTGTESFYVDDWGRRYPGVPPYSPGFFSEFGVFVGPGRVGPGTRIGMGWTSWPPTVRYAYAVSLLLRDLETQRIVYETRASHEGPWGDRDKVLPALLKAALQDFPAPHAGPVTVQIPR, from the coding sequence ATGCCGCGTCGGATTATTGCCCTCAGCTGCGCCGCCCTGTTCGCGCTGTTCACCACGGGCTGTTCCGGACTGCGAACCATCGAAACCGACGTGCGCGCCACCGTGCCCACGAACGATGCGCCAGCCCCATCCGCCGCGCCCATGAAGGCCCCAACGCCGCTCGGACCCGGTGCGCGCTACCGCTACGAGCGCCTGCCGTCACAAGCCGAAGAACCGGCGCGGGCGCAGGCCATCGAGGCGATGGCCGACACCGCGCTCCAGGCCGTGGGCCTAGTGCGTGATGACCAGCAGCCACGCTACAGCGTGCAAGTCCACACCGGCACCGAGTCGTTCTACGTGGATGACTGGGGCCGGCGCTACCCCGGCGTACCGCCGTACAGCCCGGGTTTCTTCAGTGAGTTCGGCGTGTTCGTCGGGCCGGGCCGTGTCGGCCCCGGCACCCGCATCGGCATGGGCTGGACCAGTTGGCCGCCGACCGTCCGCTACGCCTATGCCGTGTCCCTGCTGCTGCGCGACCTGGAAACTCAGCGCATCGTCTACGAAACCCGCGCCAGCCATGAAGGTCCCTGGGGCGACCGGGACAAGGTGCTGCCCGCCCTGCTGAAGGCGGCGCTGCAAGATTTTCCCGCACCGCACGCCGGCCCGGTGACGGTCCAGATTCCCCGTTGA
- the ttcA gene encoding tRNA 2-thiocytidine(32) synthetase TtcA: MTATWTEPETAAPEISHEKALKIERETHKLEKRLCREVGRAIVDYNMIEEGDRVMVCMSGGKDSYGMLDILMKLQSRAPVSFTLVAVNLDQKQPGFPDHILPAYLKQLGIEFHIETQDTYSIVKKNIPEGKTMCSLCSRLRRGILYRVARELKCNKLALGHHRDDMLQTFFLNMFFGGKLKGMPPKLVSDNGEFIVIRPLAYVAEKDLIRWAAHRQYPIIPCTLCGSQEHLQRKQVGEMLREWDKKYPGRLATMFSALQNVAPTHLMDASLHDFKNIQTTGVPDANGDTAFDEEEFPETAPTMGALPGIQVVTL; the protein is encoded by the coding sequence ATGACCGCCACCTGGACCGAACCCGAAACCGCCGCCCCCGAGATCAGCCACGAGAAGGCGCTGAAAATCGAGCGCGAGACGCACAAGCTCGAGAAGCGCCTGTGCCGAGAGGTGGGCCGCGCCATCGTGGACTACAACATGATCGAGGAAGGCGACCGTGTCATGGTCTGCATGTCCGGCGGCAAAGACAGTTACGGCATGCTGGACATCCTCATGAAGCTGCAAAGCCGCGCGCCGGTGAGCTTCACGCTGGTGGCCGTCAACCTGGACCAGAAGCAGCCCGGCTTTCCGGACCACATCCTGCCCGCGTACCTGAAGCAACTCGGCATCGAGTTCCACATCGAGACGCAGGACACCTATTCCATCGTCAAGAAGAACATCCCCGAAGGCAAGACGATGTGCAGCCTGTGCAGCCGGTTGCGCCGCGGCATCCTCTACCGGGTCGCGCGCGAACTGAAGTGCAACAAGCTCGCGCTCGGCCACCACCGTGACGACATGCTGCAGACCTTCTTCCTCAACATGTTCTTCGGGGGCAAGCTCAAGGGCATGCCGCCCAAGCTGGTCAGCGACAACGGCGAGTTCATCGTGATCCGCCCGCTGGCCTACGTGGCCGAGAAAGACCTGATCCGCTGGGCCGCCCACCGGCAATACCCCATCATCCCCTGCACGCTCTGCGGCAGCCAGGAACACCTGCAACGCAAGCAGGTCGGCGAGATGCTGCGCGAGTGGGACAAGAAGTACCCGGGTCGCCTGGCCACCATGTTCAGCGCGCTGCAGAACGTCGCCCCCACGCACTTGATGGACGCGTCATTGCACGACTTCAAGAACATCCAGACCACGGGCGTGCCCGATGCCAACGGCGACACGGCTTTCGACGAAGAAGAATTCCCTGAGACAGCCCCAACCATGGGAGCCCTGCCGGGCATTCAGGTCGTCACCCTCTGA
- a CDS encoding dihydroneopterin aldolase → MALRPEWAAPITAKPDQGNQTLTLTGLRFNANLGILDHEKTAPQPIQVDAELNFGPQPLEPHDDDIKHVLDYRKVRQIIIDECQREHLNLLESMIGKLAHRLLQLPGVRGVRVKIVKLEIFQDCEVAIRAETGEW, encoded by the coding sequence ATGGCCCTGCGTCCCGAATGGGCCGCCCCGATCACCGCCAAACCCGACCAAGGCAACCAGACCCTCACCCTCACCGGCCTGCGCTTCAACGCCAACCTGGGCATCCTCGACCACGAGAAGACCGCGCCACAGCCGATCCAGGTGGACGCCGAACTCAATTTCGGCCCGCAGCCACTGGAACCACACGACGACGACATCAAGCACGTGCTGGATTACCGCAAGGTGCGGCAGATCATCATCGACGAATGCCAGCGCGAGCACCTCAACCTGCTGGAGAGCATGATCGGCAAACTGGCCCATCGCCTGCTACAACTGCCCGGCGTTCGCGGGGTGCGGGTGAAGATTGTCAAGCTCGAGATCTTCCAGGACTGCGAAGTCGCCATCCGGGCGGAAACCGGGGAATGGTGA
- a CDS encoding SDR family NAD(P)-dependent oxidoreductase, which translates to MNEKPSINHSSSPKKWVLITGGAQRLGRILCLAFARDGWGVVCHYRHSDAPARALQVEIESLGGTCRTVQADLADTEDATNLVDRATGLAQAGLECIINNASEFEADSAADFTPEQLLRAFTVNTMAPLLLTQGFFRQVRQRTATPGCVIHVLDQKVHNLNPDYFSYTLSKLALERAVALQAQAYAPHLRVCGISPGLSFVSGPQTEDNFERARRVNLLRQPLNPEHVAQAALHLAQNLALNGCVLPVDNGQHQLPLARDVMYAIDLGLTPR; encoded by the coding sequence ATGAACGAAAAACCGTCGATCAATCATTCCTCCTCCCCAAAAAAATGGGTGCTGATCACGGGCGGCGCGCAACGGCTGGGCCGCATCCTCTGCCTGGCCTTCGCCCGTGACGGCTGGGGCGTCGTCTGCCACTACCGCCATTCCGATGCCCCGGCGCGCGCACTGCAAGTGGAGATCGAATCCCTGGGCGGTACCTGCCGAACGGTGCAGGCAGACTTGGCTGACACCGAGGACGCCACAAATCTCGTGGACCGGGCAACCGGGCTCGCGCAAGCCGGGCTGGAGTGCATCATCAACAACGCGTCGGAATTCGAGGCCGACAGCGCCGCGGACTTCACGCCGGAACAATTGCTGCGCGCCTTCACCGTGAACACGATGGCGCCCCTGCTGCTGACGCAGGGATTTTTCCGCCAAGTGCGCCAACGGACAGCGACGCCTGGCTGCGTCATCCACGTGCTGGACCAAAAAGTACACAACCTGAACCCCGACTATTTCTCCTACACCCTGAGCAAGCTGGCGCTGGAGCGCGCCGTGGCCTTGCAGGCTCAGGCCTATGCGCCCCATCTGCGCGTCTGCGGCATCTCGCCGGGCCTGTCCTTCGTCAGCGGACCGCAGACCGAGGACAACTTCGAACGCGCGCGCCGCGTCAACCTGCTGCGCCAGCCCCTGAACCCCGAGCACGTCGCGCAAGCCGCGCTGCACCTGGCCCAGAACCTCGCGCTCAATGGCTGCGTGCTGCCGGTGGACAACGGTCAACATCAATTGCCACTGGCGCGCGACGTGATGTACGCGATCGACCTGGGACTCACGCCACGATGA
- a CDS encoding class I SAM-dependent methyltransferase: MSNTTQSLTTHLSAHLAQALTEAGGWLGFDDFMARALYTPGLGYYANDLRKLGLMPGASGGGSDFVTAPELSPLFGQALAAQIGEALERTDADQVWEFGAGSGALALQLLRALRGKVRRYTIVDVSGALRARQQETLQEFADQADVRIDWANSLPEAMHGVVVGNEVLDAMPVKLLMRKHGIWHERGVAEARGHFVWADRPTELRPPLAIASEHDYLTEIHAQAEAFMRTVAGKLLRGAREGRHGAAFFIDYGFPEAEYYHPQRHMGTVMCHRAHQSDTDPLSDVGLKDITAHVNFTGIALAGQEAGLEVLGYTSQGRFLFNCGLARLMTLAEAAADTPGALARRVQASRLVMEHEMGELFKVIGFATPDSAGLSPWGDAAALGFASGDRTHAL, translated from the coding sequence GTGAGCAATACGACGCAGAGTTTAACGACCCACCTGTCAGCGCATCTGGCGCAGGCCCTGACGGAGGCGGGTGGCTGGCTCGGCTTTGACGATTTCATGGCGCGGGCGTTGTACACGCCGGGGCTGGGCTATTACGCCAACGATCTGCGCAAGCTGGGCTTGATGCCAGGCGCCAGTGGCGGGGGCAGCGATTTCGTGACGGCTCCCGAGTTGTCGCCGCTGTTCGGGCAGGCTCTGGCGGCTCAGATCGGCGAGGCGCTGGAACGCACCGACGCGGACCAGGTCTGGGAGTTCGGCGCTGGCTCCGGCGCGCTGGCCTTGCAACTGCTGCGCGCCTTGCGCGGCAAGGTGCGGCGCTACACCATCGTTGACGTGTCAGGTGCCCTGCGCGCCCGTCAGCAGGAGACCCTGCAAGAGTTCGCTGATCAGGCTGACGTGCGCATCGACTGGGCCAATTCCTTGCCCGAGGCCATGCATGGCGTCGTGGTGGGCAACGAGGTGCTGGATGCCATGCCGGTCAAGCTGTTGATGCGCAAGCATGGCATTTGGCATGAGCGTGGCGTGGCCGAGGCCCGTGGTCATTTCGTCTGGGCCGATCGACCGACCGAGCTGCGTCCGCCGCTGGCGATCGCGAGTGAGCACGACTACCTGACTGAAATCCACGCGCAGGCCGAAGCCTTCATGCGCACCGTGGCTGGCAAGCTGCTGCGCGGCGCCAGGGAGGGCCGGCATGGCGCGGCCTTTTTCATCGACTACGGCTTTCCAGAGGCCGAGTACTACCATCCGCAGCGCCACATGGGCACGGTGATGTGCCACCGCGCGCACCAATCCGACACCGACCCGCTGAGCGATGTGGGCCTCAAGGACATCACCGCCCACGTGAACTTCACCGGCATCGCGCTGGCGGGGCAGGAGGCCGGGCTGGAAGTGCTGGGCTACACCTCGCAGGGGCGCTTTCTGTTCAATTGCGGTCTGGCCCGCTTGATGACGCTGGCCGAAGCCGCTGCAGACACGCCCGGGGCGCTGGCCCGGCGCGTGCAGGCCAGCAGGTTGGTGATGGAGCATGAAATGGGCGAATTGTTCAAGGTGATTGGTTTTGCCACGCCCGACTCGGCGGGTCTGTCCCCCTGGGGGGACGCCGCTGCGCTGGGCTTCGCCTCGGGCGATCGCACACACGCGCTCTGA
- a CDS encoding DUF2905 domain-containing protein, with translation MWRWLLAVFIIVLIVNALTPWFQRIGFGRLPGDLNFTLFGRRFNLPFMSTILLSLAAALIARLI, from the coding sequence ATGTGGCGCTGGTTGCTCGCTGTTTTCATCATCGTGCTGATCGTCAACGCACTGACGCCCTGGTTCCAGCGTATCGGCTTCGGCCGTCTACCTGGTGACCTCAACTTCACGCTGTTCGGCAGGCGCTTCAACCTGCCCTTCATGAGCACCATCCTGCTGAGTCTGGCGGCGGCGCTGATCGCCCGCCTCATCTGA